CCCCATCCCAACCAATcacataaatttctttttagtgGGAAAGAGAGAAACACAGTCTGTGAGCATACAAAATTGTTTTTGCCTACACAAGCCAGATATTATTTCCTTTAACGCGTAAGAAAAAAGATCAGAAAATTCACCTTTAAATACTGTTCACCACCATCGACTGCAATCTTATCCGGTTGAAGTTTTTCATATTCCTTTACATCCACCCAAGCAACAGTACCAAAGCCTCCAATGAAATATATGTCACTGTCAATAATGAACTGATTAAATTAGCTACACAGGTTGGTAATGACAGTACCAAACAACTGATGAAATTGAATTTCCCAATTCTTCATGGATTCTATTGTTCACGAGCACCATAACTTTTTGTTAAGAGGAACtagaattttaatgaaaaattctAAAGGATAAAATCGATCTGCCCATGTTCTTAATGCTTTACCAAACACCCAAATATGGTTGTTTCATATTTCAaccattaaagaaaaaaactagtTGTCAATGTCTAGGCGATTGGGTTCTTTGGCTAAGATTGACATTTATACGCCAGGCCCAAGTAAAATGCCCCAAAAAATATGCAAGAAAGTTTGCACACAAGATTATTTGTTCAACACAATCAACTTGGCAGCAGGCAGCAGCTGCTTGCGTTAAAGATAGTGCAgacaaatatcaaattagaGTCACTTTTATGTGTAAGTGGGAGGAACCAATTAACTATTAAAGCATACAAGgaataatcaatattaaaattcaaaagtcATGTGACTTTAAATGATCGTGTGATTTTAGGTAGTCTTTAATCTTGAGTAGATAATGTAGACCATCTATGTATGATTCAATAATCAAGATTCACACCCCTCACTCctaaaaagaaataacaaaaaattactaGATCCACCCCATAGATATCACTGGAAAGGAGCCAACCTTATACTCTCCATTCTAAAATAGTAGAAGTTGCCCCACTGTTGAGAAGGACCCTGTTGATGTTTCGCAATGTACTGCTTATGAGCCCATTCCTGTTAGTACAAAAAAGTCAAATAGATACCATGAAATGCACAGGTACACCTCTAATTCAGAAGTATCTCTAAGTGAATAATTGAAGGTACCAACAAGTGCACATTTCCTAACCcacaaaaacaaattcatcaACAAGCAACCTGTTGATCTTCCGGAAGTGGATAGACATCCCCAAAAATAGTTACCCTAGCATTGGACAAGCCACTCCATCCAGGTATCTGAAAAATATAACAGTCAATAAAACCcacaaaatggaaaaaaaaaatggaaatctAAAAGCTTAAATAGGAAATGTCATATTTCAAACCTGAACAACCAGTGTGCATCTTGGGTCAGCCAACAAATTCCTTGTGTGAATTGCaagaggagaaaatgaaaatattggATCTACAAAAGAAGAATATAAGGCATTTATAGATAAACACCACAAACAGACAAGAAAACCTAAGTGCTCCACAATTAGGAACAATCAACATGAGACAGATAGCAGAGATAAATCAAGGAGCACTTTATAACACAAGAATCTTGAGTGGACTGAATCTTCCATgtgttctttattttctttgtttgtgtaGTATCAAAATAGTCAATTAGATTAGAATACTCTGTAATTCATGCCCACATTCCAACTACAAGGGGAACATGACTCTCATCCTGTTAGGATCTAGGATGTTAGGATAGATCAGGTTGAGGACTCAGCGGTTAAGGGTGTGAGGGTGTCGGTTGTAAAGGGGGAGCGGGTCAGAGctgctataaatagagctcttgtAACTCTGTAGAGGGCATCGAGTATATTTTGTAAAGTCAGGTCTTTAGCCTgtagagggaggttatgctctcaaccagggaggttatgctcccaacccaTCCTTTGTAGAGCGACGATTCTACAGTGTGAATAAGAGAATTCtttctttcatctcttttaTCTGCATCGAGTGAGTGTTattgttaggttccaaacccagttacctaacaaattggtccgacctgccggatatTCCTAGGAGAGGGGTGTCAGATCGAGAAGTTGCCGGATCGAGAAGCTGCCGGATATCCTTAGGAGAGGGGTGCCGGATCAAGAAGGGGTCAAGAACGGATCAAGAAGTGATCAAGAAAGGGGGGAagcatggaaggaagagacaatTCTTGGGAAAGGAGGATCAACAAACAGAAAAGGGAGCTAGCAGAATGGAGAAGAAATATGCAAGAAATGCGGCAGGAAACTAGAGAACTCTTGCAAGTTCTTGGAGGAAGGGTGTGGAACCAGGAAAAGGGATTAGAAGGCAGTCCAGGGTCTGTAGATGAAGATCAACATTCTGTTAACGAGAATCAGAGAAGGGGAAGGGAATGCTCGGAGGAGGAACTGGATGAAGACCGAAGAGACGCCCAACCTAATTGGGGAAAAAGGGTAGAACTACCCACTTTTGAAGGGTTTGATTCGTTGGAGTGGGTCTCTAAGGCAGAGAAGTTCTTCGAGTTGCAAGGTGTGGCAGAGGAGGAAAAGGTGCACCTAGCTGACATCAGTATGGAGGGGAGCGTTGGCTACTGGTTCAGAGcctggaaggagaaagaaaagaatcgTTCTTGGGGAGGTCTGAAGGGGGCAGTGGTGGTGCAATTTGGAGAACAGAACGGGGGTACCACCTTTGAAAGGGTGGCGGCCAGTAAGCAGTCGGCAACCGCGGAAGAATACATCCCAGCATCGAACGTGAGAGAATTGCCAGAACCGAACAGGCTAGGACTACAGGAGGCGAACTTGAGAGGACTGCAGGAACCAAACGGTAGAGGACTGTTGGATCCGAACGTGAGAGGATGACCGGAACCGAACGTGAGGGAACTGCCGGAACGGAACGGTCGAGGACTGTTGGATCCGAATGTGAAAGTACGGCCGGAACCTAACGGGAGAGGACTGCTCGAGCCGAATGTAAGAGGACGGCCGGAACCGAACGGCCTAGAACTACAGGATGCAAACCTGAGAGGACTGCAGGAATCGAACAGTAGAGGACTGCCAGAATCGAACGGGAGAGGACTGCCATAACCGAACGGGAGAGGACGTCGGGAAGCAAACATGAGAGGACTGTCGAATCCGCACGGGAGAGGACTACCAAACCCGAACGGAAGAGGACGGCAAGAACCAAACAGTCTAGGAGGGATGGATTAGTGGGAGAGAAGCGTGATGGAAGAAGGAATGAAGGCTTCGGAGGGAAGAGTGGATGGAAGAATCAATGCCCGGGAGAGAAGAATGGATTCTGTGAGGAGGTGGGCCAGCAAACAGAAAAGGGGGCTTGCAGTTTTTGATACAGCGGCAAAGGGGAGAGAGCGGCTTAAAGCAACGAAAGACATTGAAGACCATTCTCTCAGGGCCTGTGATTCTGGAAAAAAGGTGACCAGAATGCTGGAAGCTAATAGAATCCAGGAAGAAGGGAAGTTATTGGAGGAGGAattgccaccacccaagcctccaaaCCTAAATTGGAGGGCAGTAGCCAGTGGGTTCACTTCATATGATaacaagatgatgaagaggagccaAGAGACCAAGCTTTTcggttccaaccttgaggacaaggttgttctgcagcggggtgtaatgttaggatCTAGATAGATTGGGTTGAGGACTGAGCGGTTAAGGGTGTGAGGGTGTCGGTTTTAAAGGGGGAGCGGGTCAGAGctgctataaatagagctcttaTAACTCTGTAGAGGGCATCGAGTATAGTTTGTAAAGTCAGGTCTTTAGCCTgtagagggaggttatgctctcaaccAGGGAAGTTATGCTCCCAACCCATCCTTTGTAGAGCGACGATTCAACAGTGTGAATAAGAGAATTCtttctttcatctcttttaTCTGCATCGAGTGAGTGTTattgttaggttccaaacccaggTACCTAACACATCCCCAGTTCCCACATACCCTTACTCATGGCACACGATTATGCTACAAAAATGAAGGATGGGCTAAATTGAAGTGATGGACTGTGTATGTAAGAAAGGAGACGCAGGAAGGGAATTGGAGAAAATGGAAAAAGGCCCACTGCAGAGAAAATTCCAGGGGGAGGAGTCATTGATTGTAAACAACAGACCAGCTGGTTCAGAAAACTGGTGGTATGAAATGGttgttttgatttcttttaatttttaatcaaaccTAAATATTTGCTTAGCCAAATAAGGTCTACTGCCAACATATAAAGGCCAAGTATGAATCATTAGCTTTCCattataactttttatcttGCATGGCACACAATATGGTCATTTTAAGCTAATTCAAAATTACACCTAACTATAACTTTCTGGTTCTATGTTAGTTTATACTTGATATGCTATAATAGACATTAAATACGAACATTTCAACAACAAGTGGATGAACAAATGCCTTCAACCGTTTATGAGTAGTATGGTTTATAAACATAGATAAAGGGCAGGAATTTTGTAAGGAAACAGAAAATTGCCACATGTTGAGTGGTGATACCTGAACTGTGGGCCAAGAGGTAAAGAGGGTGAAGAAGAATTTAGGACAAAGGTAAGAATTGAGTGAGGTGGAAAGGTTCGGGTGGGCTGAAGCATTCTGTTCAGTTCAGCTGCACAATCTCCATAGTTATCTTCCTGCTTTCTTCTATGATATattgctattattattatcagAGGGTTACCCTGTTTGTAAGGTGCTTGGTCACCCTATTTTATCacattctctctcttttctcagCAAGGACCAATACTAGATTGAAATCCTCAGTAACGCATGCCCAATTTACAACAATTTAATTATCCTGACCCCATCCATTTAGCTGAGTCTACCAAATGCTTATTATCATGATAGTATCAGACATGTACCTTGGGAAGAACTCCCATCTCCATGGATACACAACTAGACACTGAAATCCATGAGTGCATCAAATATTCATGACTGAACGGAAGTAAGTAatcaagaaaatgaagaattatTGACTTACGGCCCATCGAATCTGGTGCAAAATCAACTAGAGAACCAAATGGATATCCTTCTCGTCGGTGGTGCATACGAGACATTACAGTGCACAAGTGAGCAAATCTTGCCTTGAATTACAGACCAAAAAGGcaatagaaaattaataaagGGGATCCGTGATTGTAACTGCGCAAAATTCAGTTCTACACAGCAGAATACACAAATATTCATTTAGATTTTACCAGAAATAACACAAGCAGCTTACCTGCTCCATCAGGTTACGAACTGCTAAAGCAGGTCTAGGTAAACCGTGAGCCGATGTGGCACTCTGCACGCCACCAGAAATAGGAGTTCTGAAAAGTCCAGCCCTGGTGCCACCACCCGATGCACTTCCACCTCCTCCTGGGATTGAAACAGTTGTCCATGACATGTTCATTTGTAGAGGCGCATCTTGATCGTCCTCAGAACTCTCAGTCTCAGAATGGCTCAAGTTTTCCTTCATAACAAAATAGAACCCAACAAAGTCAAAATTCAATGATAAGTTATCTGTTGATTATGAcgcataagataaaaaaaaaaaaaagcaatgaCCAATTAACGACCCAATTGAGCATTACTATGGAGTGAAATAAAACAATAAGGAACTAAAAAAGAGGGAAATTCATCACATTCAATTCCTAAGCAAATAAACATAGGCCAGTAGTATCATGATCTCATGAGAACAAGTTTATTCAAATTActagtaaaaacaaaaaacaataacaaaacgCGGAATAGAACCGCGAATAGGGTTTTAGCAGGAGAGTCATTTGATAAGAATATTCCAATTTCAAAGCACAGAGTTAAAGTACAGATTTTGATTTAAGTGGCGCGTGAGTTAAtcaacaaattaataaatatgataaagaagaagaaaaagtagcATGGTCGAACCTGAGGCTGAGAAGCTAAAGCGAAATCATTGGTGGCTTCATCGCCACCAGTGTTTGAAACACGAAGAGGGAGAAGATGGGAGTGAGAGTTTTGGgtgattttgaagaaagaaagtGGAAGGGTTCTCACAGCAGAGGAAGTAGAAGGAGTGCGAAGAAGGAGCGAAGAAGAATCGGAGATGATGGAGAGTGCTTCCATAGAAGACTTCGTTTCGGGTGGGTTTTGGTTTGGGAAATACTTTGTAAGTACAGAAGTAGAACAAAAATTAGCGTGTACTATGATACAGAggttgatgttgttgttgttgctgctgacatataatataatataatataatactatAATAAATTCATCGTTATTTATCTGTTGATTggttattaattttgatttgctTGGATTAATTATCGGTTAATTAGTGATTCTGATCGCTTGAGATTGAGATTGAGATTGTTTTGCCAACTGGAATACTACTTCAAATTCTGCGTGCCCAATCCAAtactatttgatatttttaaatatattttttatgatagcAAActctttttaacattttctaatatactttttaactaattaaaaattataaaaatttaaaacttgtgAAAAAGCTTAATATTCACCACGTGtcttcataaatttatttatgtgttATCTTATACATCTATcagttttgtaaatattattaactattgtattttaatcaattttaagcagtttgttaattacatttttttatttgttttagattaaattacttatttgattctcttaattaaaaaaatagtttttatgcTTAAAAACTATTTCTGTTAGGTCcgtaattcattttttttatttcttttaattcgCGCGAGTTTAGATCTCTATTTGAATAACTATACTGATAAGTCTGGTAGTAAACGGAATATTCAAataaaccccaaaatcaagaaccaaaaaattggaaaaaccatcaaagtttaaTCTAAAtcagtttatttaaaaaatatataatttattaatttagattttttcttaaaatagtCAAAACTAacccaaatttttttatgttttattttttattttgcaaataaatttattattaataaatattattgaaattgtaatataaatatgataatttattttattttaagatttatactatttaaattttaagaacctataaatttaaatcttatattaatttttaacatcatAGAAttgtgatttatatttttataataatgttttaattcgGTTTTACCTTAATTTAACCATGATTAAACCATTGAACCTTGACTAgaatataatatcattttatgtcttgaaaacatcatttaaactaaaagaatttaaaataggaaaaatataatattgttttaattatgttttaccTTAATTTAACCATGATTAAACCATTGAACCTTGACtagaatatattattattttatgttaaactaaaagaatttaaaataggaaaaatattatttaaactaaaagaatttaaaatagaaaaaagatattttgacatatatgatattttgacaTAATATACATGTTATGTTTtcactaattattatttatttactaatgtattgtttattttagaCCTAATAAAAGTgtgtgaaaatattataaaaatattatgtgttACATTACCCTTTATAAACCGAGACATCTTCATCATGTCTTTTCGTTAAGAGATATTATAATAAAGTATTTCTAGTTTACTAAATCTCCTTCCaacataagaaaaattataactaGCTCCTTAAAGTTTTCAAGACCAATAAAACATTTGAAACCTCAAGGTTGTAAGATACTGcaataaatttacaaaacaaatgccgtaataatgaaaaaaataataatatatgttttcttatACAACAAAAGCAATATATCATAGAAACCAATCAACTGAATTCTGTTTCTTATGTGACGttggtatatatataaatatataaataaataaatatatatatatatatatatatccaaataAATACAggcaataatatattataattcctataaattacaataaaaacaaagatgtcaatgatgattgaaatataaaaattttaatgtttttcactGTAAGAATCAATCAAAAAAAGAGTAGAGTTGAACattttcttcttgaatcttTTTTTAAAGGTGAACTTGATGTTCTAACAAGAGGCATTTCATGAATTTCACTGCCATTTTATTAGGGAAAGGATTGTTCATGCAAACTCCCTCTCATCACATACCATTTTCACTAATTTATTCAACCAACAGAAAGTTTATTGTTTTCGGAAAGGGTCATAATAAGCTTTCAAATCTGTTGCAACCATGCTTTTTGTTTCCTTCCAGTTCAAGTTTTCAAACGTTAGGTACAAGTTTCAACATCCTTCACCTTTTTCCATTCTCAATCACAATCACACCTTCTACACTGATTTATCACCTTACTTCTCTCACTTTTTAAGATGAGTTTATAAACAAAATGCTGCaataatgcaaaaaaaaaaagtaatatatgatGTTTTTATACACAAAAGCATTTTTTTCTCTGATGTACCTTAGTTTCTATCTCCCATTTTTGCACTTTCTGAGATTCTTTAGCATTTGGAGACTTCATCCATGCATCAGATCCCCAGATCAAAGTCAGATCAAAGGCAAATTTTGTTGCTGCAGGATAATCTGTTTTCGCAATAGATGAACTTCTTCATGGCAGCCAAGTTTATCTGAATTTTAATCTTTCTAGAACCTTTTTTACATCCAATTACAACCACTCCAATGAGAACATCCAAATTTCCATGTAGGGGATTAGATTACCGTCTGTATCTTCTGATTTTTGTTGTGTGTCTGGTGTTGTATGGAACAGTTTCAAGATTGAATACTGCAAATGTTTCTCATGCCACAGTGTCTGAGTTAAGGCACTTCAATCCTAAGCATGTTGTATCAAAAGGAAAAGGGTACCCTCCTGTGCTTGCATATTGGATTCTTGGCACCGAAGGAGATACTAAGAAGATGCTGAGGCTGTTGAAGGCTGTGTACCATCCAAGAAACCAGTACCTGCTTCAGCTTGATGATTGTTCCTCTGAGTCTGAAAGAATGGATTTAGCCATTTCAATTAAGTCAATTAAGGTGTTTGAGGAATTTGGAAATGTGAATGTCATTGGGAAAAGTTATGCCATAAATAGGATGGGATCTTCTGCTCTCTCAGCTCCTCTGCATGCTGCTGCATTGCTGCTTAAACTGAACTCAGATTGGGACTGGTTCATCACATTAAGTGCTTCAGATTATCCTCTCATGACTCAGGATGGTAAGTGTCAATGATGCAAATTTTTTACATACTATAAAAACTTGCATTCTGAAGTTTTCTTGCTGTTAATAGTATGCATCATGACTTGGATTCCAAATTCAGGTCAATCTGAAATGTTAGAGGACTCTTAATTCAATAGCTCCAaccaagcaaaaaaaaaaaactgattgcAAGAAATATTAGAATTGCCCTTTTCTTGGTTTGCGTGGTTATGTTGAGATCTAGAAAGAAAATGATCCATCAAAGATGCTGCAATGATTTAGCATATGCAATTTCTCATGATCTTCTTCTTAACACCTACATAGTACTTAGTGTTTCATAAACTGTAATAACCAAGGCATTAAACACTGATTTTAGAGCCTGAGATCTCTATCAATGTGCCTTCAATGGGATAGCAAATCAaccatgttttatttatttctgtgCAGATATCCTTCATGCTTTCACATTCTTGCCAAGATATGTCAACTTCATTCATTACACTAACAAGACAATTCGGAACGAGTAAGTAGTCTGCAAATTAAGGTCTAGCATATTTCCTTAACTATATGCATATAATAAgagtaaaattttaatcaaataatcaTAGTGATAACATTAACTGCTAACATAAAGAAGTAGTCTAGCAGTTACCTTTATTTGTTATGTATATAGTGAAGAGCCATACATTATCTGACTTCAATAAAGAAATCATCTAATCACAATTCACAATTGTTGCTGTCAAAAAGATGCAAGACACCAGGGtttctttcttaatttattcATCATTTTCACTCAAAAAGGTGTAGATTATGATCTTAATCAAAATGTGTTCAACCTTTCATGTTGGTATGGTATCAGAGAATGAAGAAACAAGCcttttcaagattttttttacACAGATAGCACACTGTCAATTTCTTTTTACCAAAATAGCATAATGTAGGCTTTATTTACTCAGATAGCAGGTTTTTACTGTGCTAGTTCAGAACATAATTTTACATTAGCTTGCTTTTTTTAACAGaaacatcaaatatatgttCAGAATtcagtttttcaaaaatcaaattctgaAAAAGGTTTGCTATCTAGATAAATAAAACCTACAGTATGTTATTTtggtaaaagaaaatgataCTGTGCTATCTGTGCTATCTGTGTAAAAAATTGGCCTTTTCAAATATCACCACCATTCGTCTAATAGGTTTATAAAATGGTCGATGACCTGATGATGCAGGCAACGAGACattaatcaaattgtggtagaccAAAGTTTGCATTATGAAAAGAATAGTCCACTTTTCTTTGCTGTGGAATCAAGAGATACCCCAGATGCTTTTAAGCTATTTCGAGGTGAGTTCACCTTCAAACAGAGtctgataattgaattttaataaagaaaaagtacTATTTTCAGTCATTGGTTTCTTATTCATGtcttttttcaattaatagGCTCACCCTGGATGGTTCTTACAAGAGCCTTCATGGAGTACTGTGTCACAGGGTGGGACAATTTaccaagaaaacttctaatGTTCTTCACCAATGTGGCTTACCCTGTGGAATCATATTTCCACACAGTGTTGTGCAACTCCAAAGAGTTCCAAAACACCACTGTGGACAATAATCTAATGTACAGTCTTTGGGACACTGATCCATCTGAATCCCAATTTCTTGATATGTCACATTATGATACAATGCTGGAAACTGGTGCTGCATTTGCTCGTCCATTTGGCGAAGGTGATGTGGTTCTCGAGAAAATTGATGATTTGATCCTTAACAGATCATCCAATGGGCTGGTTCAAGGAGAGTGGTGTTCAAACTCAGAAACAAATAAGACCACAGCGGTTTCAgaatctgaggaagaagaacaagaagaagagttCTTGTGCTCAGAATCTGGTAATGTTGATGTTGTAAAGCCAGGGCCATTTGGCATCAAGCTTAAGATTCTGCTAGCTGAAATTGTGAACACAAGAAAATTCAGACTAAACCAGTGCAAAGCCTTTGAAAGGTGGTGAAAAAATGGAATGTTGTGTTGCCAAAACCACTTTGAAATTGGATCCTTTTATATCCATCATGCTAACTGAATCAGACATTGAAACTTGCTGCTGCTATTTAGTCCTCAGAGTTTGGAACAGAAGATTCAAGATTGTGTCTGCTGAAAGCTGAGTTTGATTCCATTTCTCTATACCCAGAACAGTTTTCTTTGTTAAGATGTAATTTTGCTCATTTTGGTAactttttttcatgaatttttctAGGATTGGCTTGGTGGGTCATTTGTAGTTTATCCCTTTGTTCTCACAGAGTAACAATTGAAGTAATCACTCTCTTAGAGCATAGTATATGAATTGTATAAATCACTTGctatctttcttttctattttaaacAGTTTAAAAATCATGAACACCAAACCCACCTTGTGTTCCTATAggaaatttcttcatttttagagaaaaattaAATGGGTTgaatttagtttcattttttttaaacttttttattttggtaaaataaattaaatttattacattttaatttctttaattgaaCTAGTCAAATCATATGGCACACATgcgttcatttttttttgtgatgataacaaataataaaattataattataaataatttttctaattttattgtatatagattttatttattttgttggtaatttttttattataggtagttattttaattttaaaaaggttaaatttaaaaaatggtcaaataaaaatattaaatttaaaaatacaattaataaggtaaatactttaatttaaaaacagttaattattaaaggataaaatggaaaaaaaaaattgtgaacaccaaatctcatatatatataactagTAGAAACACAAGTGCTATTATGTAtccacttttattttattataacagAAGTTTTGTTAAACtacaaaatgatttttaattattgaaaaaaaatattaataaaaatgtaattataaaagtaaatcatttttataattttatcatagaTTAACAACatttaattaacaatatttcaatataattagTCAAGTAAACTATGTTCTAGTAAAAATCAGGTCGATGTTACAtcagtaaaataaaagagaaattacgaaaaaataaataaattgagatAAGAGGGTCTGGAGAATTTTAAACTTTTGCttctttaatgaaatttgaaattctctaaataatgaaaatattctatataagttttaaattaaaatttgaattaccTTATAAATTAACAccttaagtaaaaaaaaatagagaaatgaATTTAAGGAGTGATGCATACtgtgaaacaaaattaaaaagtattaataGAATACAATATACATGAAAAATGCAAATATATTGATCTCATTAGATCTTGAGAGTGGATCCATAGACAAgtgttttttatgattgaaattgatttttttgttgttta
This window of the Vigna angularis cultivar LongXiaoDou No.4 chromosome 7, ASM1680809v1, whole genome shotgun sequence genome carries:
- the LOC108338078 gene encoding uncharacterized protein LOC108338078 isoform X2, with the protein product MEALSIISDSSSLLLRTPSTSSAVRTLPLSFFKITQNSHSHLLPLRVSNTGGDEATNDFALASQPQENLSHSETESSEDDQDAPLQMNMSWTTVSIPGGGGSASGGGTRAGLFRTPISGGVQSATSAHGLPRPALAVRNLMEQARFAHLCTVMSRMHHRREGYPFGSLVDFAPDSMGHPIFSFSPLAIHTRNLLADPRCTLVVQIPGWSGLSNARVTIFGDVYPLPEDQQEWAHKQYIAKHQQGPSQQWGNFYYFRMESISDIYFIGGFGTVAWVDVKEYEKLQPDKIAVDGGEQYLKHSSWRWSRWGVYMWHIQGHDMTGVGFVGFLVDPSAIP
- the LOC108338078 gene encoding uncharacterized protein LOC108338078 isoform X1, producing MEALSIISDSSSLLLRTPSTSSAVRTLPLSFFKITQNSHSHLLPLRVSNTGGDEATNDFALASQPQENLSHSETESSEDDQDAPLQMNMSWTTVSIPGGGGSASGGGTRAGLFRTPISGGVQSATSAHGLPRPALAVRNLMEQARFAHLCTVMSRMHHRREGYPFGSLVDFAPDSMGHPIFSFSPLAIHTRNLLADPRCTLVVQIPGWSGLSNARVTIFGDVYPLPEDQQEWAHKQYIAKHQQGPSQQWGNFYYFRMESISDIYFIGGFGTVAWVDVKEYEKLQPDKIAVDGGEQYLKELNAIFSKPLKKLLSNETEVDDAALISIDSKGTDIRVRQGAQFNIQRISFDEGQSVETLEEAKAALRKLIHKGKVYNLQQ
- the LOC108337342 gene encoding beta-glucuronosyltransferase GlcAT14C; protein product: MRTSKFPCRGLDYRLYLLIFVVCLVLYGTVSRLNTANVSHATVSELRHFNPKHVVSKGKGYPPVLAYWILGTEGDTKKMLRLLKAVYHPRNQYLLQLDDCSSESERMDLAISIKSIKVFEEFGNVNVIGKSYAINRMGSSALSAPLHAAALLLKLNSDWDWFITLSASDYPLMTQDDILHAFTFLPRYVNFIHYTNKTIRNEQRDINQIVVDQSLHYEKNSPLFFAVESRDTPDAFKLFRGSPWMVLTRAFMEYCVTGWDNLPRKLLMFFTNVAYPVESYFHTVLCNSKEFQNTTVDNNLMYSLWDTDPSESQFLDMSHYDTMLETGAAFARPFGEGDVVLEKIDDLILNRSSNGLVQGEWCSNSETNKTTAVSESEEEEQEEEFLCSESGNVDVVKPGPFGIKLKILLAEIVNTRKFRLNQCKAFERW